A region of Paraburkholderia sp. BL23I1N1 DNA encodes the following proteins:
- a CDS encoding DUF4337 domain-containing protein: MPEEYEVHGPHDHAVEHAGHHDADPFASRMAVMTAILATIGALCAYQSGNSENLALYYKNEAAIEKTEASNQWNYYQAKGEKENLAELGAALSLGNADAHAKFVADVDKYKQQKEPIRAKAEAIEKEVVDNDAKSEALLHGHHRWAQATTLIQVAIALCAITLLTRKNWLRNLSFGVAAAGVVTAVVAFFSA; encoded by the coding sequence ATGCCTGAAGAATATGAAGTGCATGGTCCGCACGACCATGCGGTCGAACACGCCGGCCACCACGACGCAGATCCCTTTGCGAGCCGCATGGCTGTAATGACAGCGATCCTCGCGACGATCGGCGCGCTGTGCGCCTATCAGAGCGGTAACAGCGAAAACCTGGCGCTGTACTACAAGAACGAAGCCGCCATTGAAAAGACGGAAGCGTCGAATCAATGGAATTACTACCAGGCCAAGGGCGAGAAAGAGAATCTCGCTGAACTCGGCGCGGCGTTGTCGCTCGGCAATGCCGACGCGCACGCGAAGTTCGTCGCCGACGTCGACAAGTACAAGCAGCAGAAAGAGCCGATCCGCGCGAAGGCCGAAGCGATCGAAAAGGAAGTCGTGGATAACGATGCTAAAAGCGAAGCGCTGCTGCACGGCCATCATCGCTGGGCGCAGGCCACGACCTTGATTCAGGTGGCGATCGCCCTGTGCGCGATCACGTTGCTGACCCGCAAGAATTGGCTGCGCAATTTGTCGTTCGGTGTTGCGGCCGCGGGTGTGGTCACTGCTGTCGTTGCGTTCTTTTCGGCTTGA
- a CDS encoding DUF1427 family protein: protein MKAYLVSLVAGVVVGLLYSVMQVKSPAPPTVAPVGLLGMLAGEHVIPFVRTWLVTGIH from the coding sequence ATGAAAGCGTATCTGGTTTCGCTCGTTGCCGGCGTCGTGGTCGGTTTGCTCTATAGCGTGATGCAGGTGAAATCGCCCGCGCCGCCGACAGTAGCGCCAGTCGGCTTGCTCGGCATGCTGGCCGGCGAGCATGTGATCCCATTCGTGCGGACGTGGCTGGTCACCGGCATTCATTGA
- a CDS encoding zinc-binding alcohol dehydrogenase family protein, whose translation MKAIQFKTFGNPEVLDYVDLPTLHADADSAVVQVKAASVNPSDVKNVSGHFEHTVLPRTPGRDFSGVVVDGPQAWLGVEVWGTGGDIGFTRDGTHAQFIKIPLAALSRKPSTLSHPEAAAIGVNFVVAWLGTVEYAHLEAGETIAVIGAGGGVGGAVVQIAKARGARVIGIDRHPLSADTPAGRLIDDYVPFNENVAERLKALTGGAGADVVYDTVGGVAFATALSLVKRRGRVLEISATGQRRVEFDLIDFYHNETQLLGVDSAKLGVAESAPLMTALTEGFESGKLQGPAIAQEFPLERAREAYEAVATGTRGRVVITM comes from the coding sequence ATGAAAGCGATTCAGTTCAAGACTTTTGGCAATCCCGAGGTGCTCGACTACGTCGACCTGCCGACGCTCCACGCCGACGCCGACAGCGCTGTTGTACAAGTCAAGGCCGCCTCGGTGAATCCGAGCGACGTCAAGAACGTGTCCGGCCATTTCGAACACACCGTCCTGCCGCGCACGCCCGGCCGCGACTTCAGCGGTGTCGTGGTGGACGGCCCGCAAGCATGGCTCGGCGTCGAGGTCTGGGGCACCGGCGGCGACATCGGTTTCACTCGCGACGGCACGCATGCCCAGTTCATCAAGATTCCGCTCGCCGCCCTGTCGCGTAAGCCCAGCACGCTCAGCCATCCGGAGGCCGCCGCGATCGGCGTGAACTTCGTGGTCGCCTGGCTCGGCACCGTCGAGTATGCCCATCTGGAAGCGGGCGAGACGATTGCCGTAATTGGTGCGGGCGGCGGTGTCGGTGGCGCGGTCGTGCAGATCGCGAAAGCGCGGGGGGCGCGCGTGATCGGGATCGATCGTCATCCGCTTTCCGCCGATACCCCTGCGGGCCGGCTGATCGACGACTACGTTCCGTTCAACGAAAACGTGGCGGAGCGCCTGAAGGCGCTAACTGGCGGCGCGGGTGCCGACGTGGTGTACGACACCGTCGGCGGTGTCGCGTTCGCAACCGCACTGAGTCTCGTCAAGCGCCGTGGCCGCGTGCTGGAAATCAGCGCCACAGGTCAGCGTCGCGTGGAATTCGATCTGATCGACTTCTACCACAACGAAACGCAGCTGCTCGGCGTGGACAGCGCCAAGCTGGGCGTCGCCGAATCGGCGCCGTTGATGACGGCGCTGACGGAAGGCTTCGAAAGCGGCAAGCTCCAAGGGCCGGCTATCGCGCAGGAATTCCCGCTCGAACGGGCACGCGAAGCCTACGAGGCGGTGGCCACCGGCACGCGCGGCCGGGTCGTCATTACGATGTAA
- a CDS encoding AraC family transcriptional regulator yields MRNLYLHERNVGHLSQRSDVFKINGLLRELITSIAEHERTRARDETYLEAAYRLAMLELGHAPRSSLRIALPDASDRRLNALCRAVIDNPSIAISFEQHATSVGASLRTLARLFTRELGVGIAEWRRQVQLALVVSGLAEGRPVSSIARSLGFQPSSFSDMFRRELGAPPTGFDPSSTLNEATPEASPEQAQNKLPTNT; encoded by the coding sequence ATGCGCAATCTCTATCTGCACGAGCGCAACGTCGGCCATCTGAGTCAGCGCAGCGACGTGTTCAAGATTAACGGCCTGCTGCGCGAACTCATCACGTCGATTGCGGAACACGAACGCACCCGCGCTCGCGACGAAACCTATCTCGAAGCCGCGTACCGCCTCGCCATGCTGGAGCTGGGGCACGCGCCACGCTCATCGCTGCGCATCGCGCTGCCCGATGCGTCGGACCGGCGGCTCAATGCATTGTGCCGCGCGGTGATCGACAACCCTTCGATCGCGATCAGCTTCGAACAGCATGCGACATCGGTCGGCGCCAGCTTGCGCACGCTGGCGCGCCTCTTCACGCGGGAGTTGGGGGTGGGCATTGCCGAATGGCGCCGTCAAGTTCAACTGGCGCTGGTCGTATCAGGTCTCGCCGAAGGACGCCCCGTCAGCAGCATCGCACGCTCGCTGGGCTTCCAGCCTAGCAGCTTCAGCGACATGTTCCGGCGCGAGCTAGGCGCGCCGCCGACCGGCTTCGATCCGAGCAGTACGCTCAACGAGGCCACTCCTGAAGCTTCACCGGAGCAGGCACAAAACAAGCTGCCCACGAACACGTGA
- a CDS encoding GNAT family N-acetyltransferase produces MSSRPTLLTTDRLIMRPHTRDDFLESYAMWSDPEVIRYIGGKPFTREEVWARLLRYAGHWAMLGYGYWVVREKESGRFLGEVGFADYHREIEPSLMDTPEIGWALDPAVHNRGYATEAVRAALAWADTHWPGGETACIIAPENQPSLRVAHKCGYREQLRTTYKGNPTIVLRRTAGVA; encoded by the coding sequence ATGTCCAGCCGCCCCACGCTTCTCACCACCGACCGTCTGATCATGCGTCCGCACACGCGCGACGATTTCCTCGAAAGCTATGCGATGTGGTCCGATCCCGAAGTGATCCGCTACATCGGCGGCAAGCCGTTCACGCGTGAAGAAGTCTGGGCGCGCCTGCTGCGCTACGCCGGGCATTGGGCGATGCTGGGATATGGCTACTGGGTGGTGCGGGAAAAGGAGAGCGGCCGGTTCCTCGGTGAAGTCGGCTTTGCCGACTACCACCGCGAGATTGAGCCTTCCTTGATGGACACGCCTGAAATTGGCTGGGCACTCGACCCCGCCGTGCACAACCGCGGCTACGCGACCGAAGCGGTGCGCGCCGCGCTCGCTTGGGCCGATACGCATTGGCCCGGCGGCGAGACCGCCTGCATCATCGCACCGGAAAATCAGCCGTCACTGCGCGTCGCGCACAAGTGCGGTTACCGTGAGCAACTTCGCACGACGTACAAAGGCAACCCGACCATCGTCCTGCGACGAACGGCGGGCGTTGCCTGA
- a CDS encoding GNAT family N-acetyltransferase — MEPERNAFEQPIGAPVPDWKGAQAPGREPLVGQYCRIEPVDVERHAADLYEAYSSARDGRDWTYLSVGPFDSLAAYREQLTRMAASPDPLHYAVIDLATGKAVGTLALMRIDRANGVIEVGHVTFSPRLKRTRIATEAMFLLMSHVFDDLGYRRLEWKCDSLNGPSRTAALRFGFTFEGIFRQAIVYRERNRDTAWFSIIDSEWPALRPSYVRWLDAGNFDAQGKQVERLVDLIARQRSAANEGK, encoded by the coding sequence ATGGAACCCGAACGTAACGCTTTCGAGCAGCCGATCGGCGCACCCGTGCCGGACTGGAAAGGCGCCCAGGCACCCGGCCGCGAGCCGCTGGTGGGCCAATATTGCCGGATCGAACCGGTGGACGTCGAACGCCATGCGGCGGACCTGTACGAGGCCTATAGTTCGGCGCGCGATGGCCGCGACTGGACCTATCTGTCGGTTGGTCCGTTCGACAGTCTTGCCGCGTATCGCGAGCAATTGACGCGCATGGCCGCATCGCCCGATCCGCTGCACTACGCGGTGATTGATCTTGCAACCGGCAAGGCGGTCGGCACGCTCGCGCTGATGCGCATCGACCGCGCGAACGGCGTGATCGAAGTCGGGCATGTCACGTTTTCGCCGCGTCTGAAGCGCACGCGCATTGCCACCGAAGCGATGTTCCTGCTGATGAGCCATGTGTTCGACGATCTCGGCTATCGCCGCCTTGAATGGAAGTGCGATTCGCTGAATGGACCGTCGCGAACGGCAGCGTTGCGCTTTGGATTTACGTTCGAAGGGATCTTCCGGCAGGCGATCGTGTATCGCGAACGCAATCGCGATACCGCGTGGTTTTCGATCATCGACAGCGAATGGCCCGCGCTGCGTCCGAGCTATGTACGCTGGCTCGACGCCGGCAACTTCGATGCACAAGGCAAGCAGGTCGAACGGCTGGTGGACCTGATTGCGCGGCAGCGATCGGCGGCGAACGAAGGCAAGTGA
- a CDS encoding PLP-dependent aminotransferase family protein, with translation MIEIIGPLTNPAAATVAGNGEKSVPLQKQLIERLQQAILTGRLPAGSLLPSSRLLAAEMGVSRNTVVIAFEHLAAVGYVVADKKGTRVSPLSSPAARGEPQTRPAASEIAYAARVTQFAATRTHLDNTLPLTPGTPALDRFPLAAWRRALERSMERALPLALGYGDPAGEPALRDAIAAHLRMARGVRCEGSQVVITEGAQEALNLCVRLFTNPGDIAWVEDPGYRGAKAAFNLGDLTILPMPVDPEGIAVPPGAWQAHPPKLIYTSPAHQYPTGAVLSVARRLELIAQARRCGAWLIEDDYDGEFRHTGEPIASMQGLVEHAPVLYVGSFSKTMFPALRIGFVVLPRAIAAHTAVALQEMLRGGHRLEQLALAHFIDSGEFGRHLGRMRRLYRERQQALRDALTTHFAPSQILGGNCGMHLTLRLPHDISDRTLAERALARRLNPRALSGFALQQREDANGLVIGYGSTPAGQLALAVRVLAELVREIAGERAGGPDNGSASAAPTRRAV, from the coding sequence ATGATCGAGATCATTGGCCCGCTCACCAACCCGGCCGCTGCGACGGTCGCCGGAAACGGTGAAAAGTCCGTGCCGCTGCAAAAACAACTGATCGAGCGTTTGCAGCAGGCAATCCTCACAGGGCGTTTGCCGGCAGGGTCGCTGCTGCCGTCGTCGCGCTTGCTGGCCGCCGAGATGGGCGTGTCGCGCAATACCGTGGTGATCGCGTTCGAGCATCTGGCCGCAGTCGGCTATGTGGTGGCCGACAAAAAGGGCACGCGTGTGAGTCCGCTCTCCAGTCCGGCGGCGCGCGGGGAGCCGCAGACACGGCCGGCCGCATCGGAGATCGCCTACGCCGCGCGCGTCACGCAATTCGCGGCGACGCGCACCCATCTCGACAACACCTTGCCGCTGACGCCGGGCACGCCCGCGCTGGACCGCTTTCCGCTTGCGGCCTGGCGGCGCGCACTGGAACGTTCGATGGAGCGCGCGTTGCCGCTCGCGCTTGGCTACGGCGACCCGGCGGGCGAACCGGCGTTGCGCGACGCGATCGCCGCGCATTTGCGGATGGCGCGGGGCGTGCGCTGCGAGGGCTCGCAGGTGGTCATCACCGAAGGCGCGCAGGAAGCGCTGAACCTGTGTGTGCGGCTGTTCACCAATCCGGGCGACATTGCGTGGGTTGAAGATCCGGGTTATCGCGGCGCCAAGGCGGCGTTCAATCTCGGCGATCTGACCATACTGCCGATGCCGGTCGATCCCGAAGGCATCGCGGTGCCGCCCGGTGCGTGGCAGGCGCATCCGCCCAAGTTGATCTACACGTCGCCCGCGCATCAGTATCCGACCGGTGCGGTGTTGTCGGTGGCGCGCCGGCTGGAGCTGATCGCGCAGGCGCGCCGCTGCGGCGCCTGGCTGATCGAAGACGACTACGACGGCGAATTCCGCCATACCGGCGAGCCGATCGCCAGCATGCAAGGGCTGGTCGAGCACGCGCCGGTTTTGTACGTCGGCTCGTTCAGCAAAACGATGTTTCCGGCGCTGCGTATTGGCTTCGTCGTGCTGCCGCGTGCCATCGCCGCGCACACGGCTGTCGCGTTGCAGGAGATGCTGCGCGGCGGGCATCGTCTGGAGCAACTGGCGCTGGCGCATTTCATCGACAGCGGTGAATTCGGGCGGCATCTGGGCCGCATGCGGCGTTTGTATCGGGAGCGTCAGCAGGCGTTGCGCGATGCGCTCACCACGCATTTCGCGCCGTCGCAGATTCTGGGCGGCAATTGCGGCATGCATTTGACGCTTCGTCTGCCGCACGATATTTCCGATCGGACCCTCGCCGAACGAGCGCTCGCCAGGCGGCTCAATCCGCGCGCGCTGTCGGGTTTTGCGCTGCAGCAGCGCGAGGACGCGAACGGCCTCGTGATCGGCTATGGCAGCACGCCAGCCGGGCAACTGGCGCTCGCTGTCCGTGTCCTGGCAGAACTGGTGCGCGAGATCGCGGGCGAGAGGGCGGGCGGGCCGGACAACGGGTCGGCAAGCGCGGCGCCCACCCGGCGCGCCGTGTAA
- a CDS encoding aminoglycoside phosphotransferase family protein: MFAEYIVKWDLLPDGEPIRTHSSRLLPVRQRGVAAMLKVAQEPEEKFGAQLMVWWAGDGAARVLAHDADALLLERAESNHSLADQARTGNSAADDHAIDILCAAVARLHAPRNKPLPELIDLPRWFQSLWPAAEQYGGWLAESAAAAQALLAHPQDLVVLHGDIHHGNVLDFGARGWLAIDPKGLHGERGFDYANIFCNPDQTSALVPGRFERRVERVAQIAGLDRRRLLQWILAWSGLSAAWILETGETPDVDIDIGRMAAEALKRE; this comes from the coding sequence ATGTTCGCCGAATACATCGTCAAGTGGGATTTGCTGCCGGACGGTGAGCCGATTCGCACGCATAGCAGCCGTCTGTTGCCAGTACGCCAGCGCGGCGTCGCTGCGATGCTGAAAGTTGCGCAGGAACCCGAAGAGAAATTCGGCGCGCAGTTGATGGTGTGGTGGGCCGGCGACGGCGCGGCGCGCGTGCTCGCCCATGATGCCGACGCCCTGCTGCTGGAGCGTGCCGAAAGCAATCACTCGTTAGCGGACCAGGCCCGCACGGGCAACAGCGCGGCGGACGACCACGCCATCGACATCCTTTGCGCTGCCGTTGCACGACTCCACGCGCCTCGAAATAAGCCTCTGCCCGAACTGATCGATTTGCCGCGCTGGTTCCAGAGTCTCTGGCCTGCAGCGGAGCAATACGGTGGCTGGCTCGCCGAGAGTGCTGCCGCAGCGCAAGCCCTGCTCGCTCATCCACAAGACCTCGTCGTGCTGCACGGCGACATTCATCACGGCAACGTGCTCGATTTTGGCGCGCGAGGCTGGCTGGCGATCGATCCGAAAGGTCTGCACGGCGAACGCGGTTTCGACTACGCGAACATCTTCTGCAATCCGGACCAGACATCCGCGCTAGTGCCGGGACGGTTCGAGCGTCGCGTCGAACGCGTGGCGCAAATCGCCGGGCTCGACAGACGCCGTTTGCTGCAATGGATTCTCGCGTGGTCGGGTTTGTCCGCGGCGTGGATTCTCGAAACGGGCGAGACGCCGGACGTCGATATCGACATCGGCAGAATGGCCGCCGAAGCGTTGAAGCGTGAATAA
- a CDS encoding flavin reductase family protein, translating to MKVTREPVALSRATQLLNHGPVTIITSAHGGRSNVMAASWAMPLDFNPPKVVVVVDSRTLTRQLIEASGVFGLQLPSRGFAAQTLAVGTNAGAELDKFSAFDLETFPAQEIDVPMLAGCVTWMECKVIPDDSQRHDLIIGEVVAAYADSRVYSNNRWHFGNDPDLRTCHYVAGGTFFATGDAFEVDPVVNGAGE from the coding sequence ATGAAAGTCACCCGGGAACCTGTTGCATTGTCGCGAGCCACGCAGTTACTGAATCATGGCCCTGTCACGATCATTACCAGCGCGCACGGCGGCCGCTCGAACGTGATGGCCGCATCGTGGGCGATGCCGCTCGATTTCAACCCGCCGAAAGTCGTCGTAGTGGTGGACAGCCGCACACTCACGCGGCAACTGATCGAAGCGAGCGGCGTGTTCGGACTGCAACTGCCGAGCCGCGGATTTGCCGCGCAGACGCTGGCAGTGGGTACGAACGCAGGCGCCGAACTCGACAAATTCTCCGCTTTCGATCTCGAGACTTTCCCTGCACAAGAAATCGATGTGCCGATGCTGGCCGGCTGCGTTACCTGGATGGAATGCAAGGTCATTCCGGACGATAGCCAGCGGCACGATCTGATCATTGGCGAAGTGGTTGCCGCCTACGCGGACAGCCGCGTGTATTCGAACAACCGCTGGCATTTCGGCAACGACCCCGATCTGCGCACGTGCCATTACGTGGCGGGCGGGACTTTCTTCGCCACGGGCGACGCGTTTGAAGTCGATCCGGTAGTGAACGGGGCAGGCGAATAA
- a CDS encoding GNAT family N-acetyltransferase, translating into MTIHIRPAHASDAALILRFITELAVYEKAEHEVVATVKDIEASLFSATSTAKALICEMNGEPIGFCVYFFSYSTWLGKQGLYLEDLYISPASRGSGAGKQMLRHLAQIACETGCGRFEWSVLDWNEPAIGFYESIGASAQSEWVRYRLAGDALTAFADGNT; encoded by the coding sequence TTGACGATCCACATCCGCCCTGCCCACGCATCCGACGCCGCCTTGATTCTCCGCTTCATCACCGAACTCGCGGTGTATGAAAAAGCGGAGCACGAAGTTGTCGCCACCGTGAAAGACATCGAAGCGAGCCTATTCTCCGCCACGTCCACCGCGAAAGCGTTGATCTGCGAAATGAACGGCGAGCCGATCGGCTTCTGCGTTTACTTCTTTTCCTATTCGACATGGCTCGGCAAACAGGGGCTTTATCTGGAAGACCTGTACATATCGCCGGCATCGCGCGGCAGCGGCGCGGGCAAACAGATGCTGCGCCACCTTGCGCAAATTGCATGCGAGACAGGCTGTGGGCGCTTCGAATGGAGCGTGCTCGACTGGAATGAGCCGGCGATCGGTTTCTATGAATCGATCGGCGCGAGCGCGCAAAGCGAATGGGTGCGCTACCGGTTGGCGGGCGATGCACTCACGGCGTTTGCCGACGGCAATACCTGA
- a CDS encoding ureidoglycolate lyase, which produces MSQETDYLNPALPSGLRRVSMPVVDATPTTLDGFGRLVTDPSECSIEIVQWPAMGTRPIDPGTGDEAGTTEGTFVSEWRGDILYGRNEAVGGNYILAYAKEPEAARDDNVNAPERMLLWHANYHPDGGQLFFPLDHLPFYVPLALPGDDITPEKFVCFRFDGQQGLYIHPNIWHEGVFTLGGTQRFFDKQGAVHARVSVDFAREFGCLLEAPIALDA; this is translated from the coding sequence ATGTCCCAAGAAACCGATTACCTCAACCCCGCCCTTCCTTCCGGCCTCCGACGCGTGTCGATGCCCGTGGTCGACGCGACCCCCACAACGCTTGATGGATTCGGCAGGCTTGTGACAGACCCGAGCGAGTGCTCGATCGAGATTGTGCAGTGGCCGGCGATGGGGACAAGGCCCATAGACCCCGGAACCGGTGACGAGGCAGGCACAACCGAAGGCACATTTGTGAGCGAATGGCGCGGGGATATTCTCTACGGCCGAAACGAGGCCGTAGGCGGCAACTACATCCTTGCGTACGCTAAAGAGCCCGAAGCCGCCCGCGACGACAACGTCAATGCGCCGGAACGCATGTTGCTTTGGCATGCGAACTATCATCCAGATGGCGGACAACTGTTCTTTCCGCTCGACCATCTGCCGTTCTACGTTCCACTGGCATTACCCGGGGACGACATTACGCCAGAGAAGTTCGTGTGCTTTCGCTTCGATGGACAGCAGGGTCTCTACATCCATCCAAACATCTGGCATGAAGGTGTGTTCACGCTTGGAGGGACGCAGCGGTTCTTCGACAAGCAGGGCGCAGTCCATGCGCGTGTCTCTGTCGACTTTGCCCGCGAGTTTGGTTGTCTTCTCGAGGCGCCGATCGCCCTCGACGCCTAA
- a CDS encoding DUF1003 domain-containing protein has protein sequence MFGDDWFALKAERFARFFGTPTFLIAQTLIVAVWIAVNMLGFTKFDVYPFILLNLAFSLQAAYAAPLILLAQTRQADRDKVHSDADARHREDLAMASEQRQALAARQTEQLVALLEQNTQLTTLTKQMSERIEALTLELRDKITSSGGSA, from the coding sequence GTGTTCGGCGACGACTGGTTCGCACTCAAGGCCGAAAGGTTCGCGCGTTTCTTTGGAACGCCAACCTTCCTGATTGCACAGACACTGATTGTCGCGGTCTGGATTGCCGTGAACATGCTCGGTTTTACGAAGTTCGACGTTTATCCTTTCATCCTTCTGAACCTTGCATTTAGTCTTCAGGCAGCTTACGCTGCGCCGCTCATTTTGCTCGCGCAAACGCGCCAGGCAGATCGCGACAAGGTTCATTCCGATGCCGACGCGCGCCATCGTGAAGACCTTGCGATGGCGAGCGAGCAGCGCCAGGCGCTGGCGGCCAGGCAGACTGAGCAGCTGGTTGCATTGCTTGAACAGAACACGCAGCTCACTACCCTGACAAAGCAGATGAGCGAACGTATCGAAGCGTTGACGCTGGAGTTGCGCGACAAGATAACGTCATCCGGTGGGAGCGCATAG
- a CDS encoding YncE family protein, giving the protein MEKRLMALMLFAAAAVAACGGGDNISGPTPPKLLTNIAVPNASSPPFSFDIGYVEAGKYFLTDRNNKTVDVVDTKSNALIAQIPGPFVGAGATTNESGPDGIVGITGTNTIYVGDVDSVKVIDTATEATVNTIAISSSGSRVDEGCYDPDDHLVMYASPGDSPPFVTFISTLTQKAVVKLPFNGSSGLEACTYDSASKSFLINNDGTSANPNGELDVITASSAVAGSPAVSKSFPLGKCGPAGIVLGPNNDVLIGCDPPAGNPLITLILDRSSGAIQASLPFGGVDQVNYDPASNRYLLPARHYVTSGVAAASGFSPQMGVIDGASRQLLFKVPVGTGAHSVAIDSTLGQVYVPFQPGAAGFPNGGISVFSTH; this is encoded by the coding sequence ATGGAAAAGCGCCTGATGGCCTTGATGTTGTTCGCTGCGGCCGCAGTGGCCGCCTGCGGAGGTGGAGATAACATCAGCGGACCGACACCGCCCAAACTACTGACGAATATCGCCGTGCCCAATGCTTCGAGCCCACCATTCAGTTTCGACATCGGCTACGTCGAGGCCGGCAAGTACTTTCTGACCGACCGCAACAACAAAACGGTCGATGTCGTGGACACCAAATCAAACGCGCTGATCGCCCAGATTCCGGGGCCATTCGTCGGTGCGGGGGCCACGACAAACGAGTCCGGTCCCGACGGAATTGTAGGTATCACCGGCACGAACACGATCTATGTCGGCGATGTGGACTCAGTCAAAGTGATCGATACGGCCACGGAAGCGACGGTCAATACAATCGCCATCAGTAGTTCCGGATCACGCGTGGATGAGGGTTGCTACGATCCTGACGATCATCTCGTGATGTACGCGAGCCCCGGAGACTCGCCGCCGTTCGTCACGTTCATTTCCACGCTGACCCAAAAGGCCGTGGTAAAGCTTCCTTTCAACGGTTCGTCGGGGCTCGAAGCGTGCACCTACGATTCTGCCTCGAAGAGCTTCCTGATCAACAATGACGGGACCTCTGCCAATCCCAATGGCGAGCTCGATGTCATCACCGCCAGCTCCGCGGTGGCGGGAAGTCCCGCTGTCAGCAAGTCATTTCCACTGGGGAAATGCGGACCGGCGGGAATCGTGCTTGGCCCGAATAACGACGTGCTCATTGGATGCGATCCGCCGGCCGGTAACCCCCTCATCACGCTGATCCTCGATCGTTCGAGTGGCGCAATTCAAGCCAGCCTGCCGTTTGGCGGGGTGGACCAGGTCAATTACGATCCGGCTTCCAACCGCTATCTCCTGCCAGCCCGGCACTACGTCACAAGCGGGGTCGCTGCCGCGTCAGGATTTAGCCCACAGATGGGCGTAATCGATGGCGCGTCACGGCAGTTGCTCTTCAAGGTTCCGGTGGGTACAGGCGCGCATTCTGTCGCCATCGACAGCACGCTTGGGCAAGTGTACGTGCCGTTCCAGCCCGGCGCGGCAGGATTTCCCAACGGCGGCATCTCGGTGTTCTCGACCCACTAG
- a CDS encoding DUF899 domain-containing protein, with translation MTTSTGNGRKDGQPAMQTPPVVSAQAWEAAREQLLVKEKAQTRARDALAAERRRMPWMAVETAYEFEGPAGKASLLDLFEGRRQLIVYRAFFEPGVFGWPDHACRGCSMVADQVAHLAHLNARDTTLVFVSRAPQADIERLKAQMGWEIPWFTLTDSFDADFGVAEWHGTNVFFRDGERVFRTYFVNNRGDEQMGGTWNYLDITPLGRQEAWEDSPEGYPQTPTYKWWNWHDSYVADAAPDKKWVEVSDAGEAAFRNQDTGTKS, from the coding sequence ATGACTACATCAACCGGGAATGGACGGAAAGACGGACAACCTGCCATGCAGACACCACCGGTCGTGTCTGCGCAGGCGTGGGAGGCAGCCCGCGAGCAGTTGCTCGTCAAGGAAAAAGCTCAGACCCGCGCCCGTGACGCTCTTGCCGCCGAGCGTCGGCGAATGCCGTGGATGGCTGTGGAGACGGCATACGAGTTCGAGGGGCCTGCGGGCAAAGCCAGCCTGCTCGACCTGTTCGAAGGGCGGCGTCAGCTTATCGTGTACCGCGCTTTCTTCGAGCCCGGCGTGTTTGGCTGGCCCGACCATGCCTGCCGGGGCTGCTCGATGGTAGCCGACCAGGTCGCTCACCTTGCCCACCTGAACGCGCGTGACACCACCCTCGTCTTCGTCTCGCGTGCGCCTCAGGCGGATATCGAGAGGTTGAAGGCACAGATGGGCTGGGAGATACCGTGGTTCACCCTCACGGACAGCTTCGACGCCGACTTCGGCGTGGCGGAGTGGCACGGCACGAACGTGTTCTTTCGCGACGGCGAGCGCGTGTTCCGCACTTACTTCGTCAACAACCGCGGCGACGAGCAGATGGGCGGCACCTGGAACTACCTCGATATCACGCCGCTGGGCCGGCAGGAGGCCTGGGAAGACTCGCCCGAGGGCTATCCTCAGACCCCGACCTATAAGTGGTGGAACTGGCACGACAGCTACGTCGCAGACGCCGCGCCCGACAAGAAATGGGTCGAGGTGTCGGACGCGGGTGAGGCGGCGTTCCGCAATCAGGACACGGGCACGAAGTCATGA